A stretch of Vigna angularis cultivar LongXiaoDou No.4 chromosome 4, ASM1680809v1, whole genome shotgun sequence DNA encodes these proteins:
- the LOC108331832 gene encoding tubulin alpha chain: MRECISIHIGQAGIQVGNACWELYCLEHGIQPDGQMPSDKTVGGGDDAFNTFFSETGAGKHVPRAVFVDLEPTVIDEVRTGPYRQLFHPEQLISGKEDAANNFARGHYTIGKEIVDLCLDRIRKLADNCTGLQGFLVFNAVGGGTGSGLGSLLLERLSVDYGKKSKLGFTVYPSPQVSTSVVEPYNSVLSTHSLLEHTDVAVLLDNEAIYDICRRSLDIERPTYTNLNRLVSQVISSLTASLRFDGALNVDVTEFQTNLVPYPRIHFMLSSYAPVISAEKAYHEQLSVAEITNSAFEPSSMMAKCDPRHGKYMACCLMYRGDVVPKDVNAAVATIKTKRTIQFVDWCPTGFKCGINYQPPTVVPGGDLAKVQRAVCMISNSTSVAEVFSRIDHKFDLMYAKRAFVHWYVGEGMEEGEFSEAREDLAALEKDYEEVGAESGDGEDVDGDEEY, from the exons ATGAGAGAGTGCATTTCAATCCACATCGGTCAGGCCGGTATCCAGGTCGGAAACGCATGTTGGGAACTTTATTGCCTCGAGCATGGCATTCAG CCCGATGGACAGATGCCCAGTGACAAGACCGTTGGCGGAGGAGACGACGCCTTCAACACATTCTTCAGCGAGACCGGTGCTGGGAAACACGTGCCACGCGCAGTCTTCGTGGATCTTGAGCCCACGGTCATTGACGAAGTTCGAACCGGGCCCTACCGCCAGCTCTTTCACCCAGAACAGCTCATCAGCGGCAAGGAAGATGCCGCCAACAACTTCGCGCGTGGCCACTATACCATCGGAAAGGAGATTGTCGATCTCTGCCTCGACAGGATCCGTAAGCTCGCCGATAACTGCACCGGTCTCCAGGGCTTCCTCGTCTTCAACGCCGTCGGTGGCGGCACCGGTTCCGGTTTGGGATCGCTTCTCTTGGAGCGTCTATCCGTTGACTACGGGAAAAAGTCCAAGCTCGGTTTCACCGTTTACCCATCTCCTCAGGTTTCGACCTCCGTGGTGGAGCCATATAACAGTGTTCTCTCAACTCATTCTCTTCTGGAACACACCGATGTTGCCGTCCTTCTCGACAACGAAGCAATCTACGACATTTGCAGGAGATCTCTCGACATCGAGCGCCCTACCTACACCAATCTCAACCGTCTCGTTTCTCAG GTGATTTCATCCCTTACTGCCTCTTTGAGGTTTGATGGAGCACTGAATGTGGATGTGACTGAGTTCCAAACCAACTTGGTTCCTTACCCGAGGATCCATTTCATGCTTTCTTCTTATGCCCCTGTTATCTCTGCTGAGAAAGCATACCACGAGCAACTTTCCGTTGCTGAGATTACCAACAGTGCTTTTGAACCATCCTCCATGATGGCCAAGTGTGACCCTCGCCATGGGAAGTACATGGCGTGTTGTTTGATGTACCGGGGTGATGTTGTGCCGAAGGATGTGAATGCTGCAGTGGCGACCATCAAGACCAAGAGAACCATCCAGTTTGTGGATTGGTGCCCCACTGGGTTCAAGTGTGGTATCAATTACCAACCTCCTACTGTTGTTCCCGGAGGTGACCTTGCGAAGGTGCAGAGGGCTGTGTGCATGATTTCTAACTCAACCAGTGTGGCTGAAGTGTTCTCAAGGATTGATCATAAGTTTGATCTGATGTATGCGAAGAGGGCGTTCGTGCACTGGTATGTGGGTGAAGGTATGGAAGAGGGTGAGTTCTCAGAGGCTCGTGAGGACCTTGCTGCTCTTGAGAAAGATTACGAGGAGGTTGGCGCTGAGTCTGGCGATGGAGAGGATGTTGACGGAGATGAGGAATATTAG
- the LOC108330797 gene encoding xylulose kinase 2 isoform X1 produces the protein MAELSLPRDSYFLGFDSSTQSLKATVLDSNLKIIASELVHFDSELPHYKTSDGVYRDPSGNGRIVSPTLMWVEALDLMLQKLSKSNFDFAKVAAVSGSGQQHGSVYWKNGSSQILSALDPKRTLLDQLEHAFSIKESPIWMDCSTTAECRAIEKACGGALELARVTGSRGYERFTGPQIKKIFDTQPEVYDSTERISLVSSFMASLFVGVYAAIDHTDGSGMNLMDIKEKTWSKVALEATAPGLESKLGALAPAYAVAGNIASYFVHRYHFNKDCLVVQWSGDNPNSLAGLTLNIPGDLAISLGTSDTVFMITENPNPGLEGHVLPNPVDAEGYMVMLVYKNGSLTREDVRNRCAEKSWDVFNKFLEQTQPLNGGKLGFYYKEHEIIPPLPVGFHRYVIENFSDSLDGLKEREVEEFDPPSEVRALIEGQFLSIRAHAERFGMPSPPRRIIATGGASANKCILSSIASIFGCDVYTVQRPDSASLGAALRAAHGLLCHKKGSFIPISEMYMDKVEKTSLSCNLAVHAGDQELVSKYASIMKKRIEIENRLVQKFGRC, from the exons ATGGCCGAATTATCTCTTCCTCGAGACTCCTACTTTCTCGGATTCGACAGTTCCACTCA gTCGTTAAAGGCCACAGTGTTGGACTCCAACCTCAAAATCATAGCCTCAGAGCTTGTTCATTTTGATTCCGAATTGCCCCATTACAAAACCAGCGATGGGGTTTACAGAGACCCCTCTGGCAATGGCCGAATTGTTTCACCCACCTTGATGTGGGTGGAGGCTCTTGACCTAATGCTTCAAAAgctttcaaaatcaaattttgattttgccAAGGTTGCTGCTGTTTCTGGCAGTGGCCAACAGCATGGTAGCGTGTATTGGAAGAATGGTAGTTCTCAGATACTATCAGCATTGGATCCTAAGAGGACATTGTTGGATCAGCTTGAACATGCTTTTTCCATTAAGGAATCCCCAATTTGGATGGATTGTAGCACTACTGCAGAGTGTAGGGCTATAGAGAAGGCTTGTGGAGGGGCCTTGGAGTTGGCTCGTGTAACGGGATCGCGTGGATATGAGAGATTTACTGGTCCCCAgatcaagaaaatatttgatacACAACCAGAAGTTTATGACAGCACTGAAAGGATTTCGCTTGTTAGCTCATTTATGGCGTCTCTTTTTGTTGGTGTTTATGCTGCTATTGATCATACTGATGGTTCAGGCATGAATTTGATGGACATAAAGGAAAAAACATGGTCTAAAGTAGCACTTGAG GCAACTGCCCCTGGTTTGGAGTCAAAACTTGGAGCCTTAGCCCCTGCTTATGCTGTTGCTGGAAATATTGCTTCCTATTTTGTACACAG aTATCACTTTAACAAGGATTGCTTGGTTGTTCAATGGTCAGGAGACAATCCCAATAGTTTGGCAG GTTTGACCCTAAATATTCCTGGAGATCTCGCCATCAGCCTCGGCACTAGTGATACT GTATTTATGATCACAGAAAATCCTAATCCAGGATTGGAGGGACATGTGTTACCTAATCCAGTTGATGCAGAAGGTTACATGGTAATGTTGGTATACAAAAATGGGTCCCTTACCCGAGAAG ATGTGCGTAACCGTTGTGCAGAGAAATCATGGGatgttttcaataaatttctgGAGCAAACACAACCTCTAAATG gtGGAAAGTTAGGTTTCTACTACAAGGAGCATGAAATTATACCTCCTCTTCCAG TTGGTTTCCACCGCTATGTCATAGAAAATTTCTCAGATTCGTTGGATGGACTCAAGGAACGGGAAGTGGAGGAGTTTGATCCTCCATCTGAG GTACGGGCATTAATTGAGGGTCAATTTCTCTCCATACGGGCTCATGCTGAAAGGTTTGGAATGCCTTCTCCTCCAAGGAGAATAATAGCCACTGGTGGAGCATCAGCAAATAAGTGCATCCTTAGCTCAATAGCTTCAATTTTTGGCTGTGATGTTTACACAGTTCAAAGACCAG ATTCAGCTTCACTTGGAGCTGCACTGAGAGCTGCTCATGGCTTGCTCTGCCACAAGAAGGGAAGTTTTATACCCATATCAGAAATGTACATGGACAAAGTGGAAAAAACTTCTCTGAGCTGCAACCTTGCAGTGCATGCTGGAGATCAGGAGCTGGTTTCCAAGTATGCATCCATCATGAAAAAGAGAATTGAGATAGAGAACCGTCTTGTCCAAAAGTTTGGACGATGTTGA
- the LOC108330797 gene encoding xylulose kinase 2 isoform X2, whose translation MAELSLPRDSYFLGFDSSTQSLKATVLDSNLKIIASELVHFDSELPHYKTSDGVYRDPSGNGRIVSPTLMWVEALDLMLQKLSKSNFDFAKVAAVSGSGQQHGSVYWKNGSSQILSALDPKRTLLDQLEHAFSIKESPIWMDCSTTAECRAIEKACGGALELARVTGSRGYERFTGPQIKKIFDTQPEVYDSTERISLVSSFMASLFVGVYAAIDHTDGSGMNLMDIKEKTWSKVALEATAPGLESKLGALAPAYAVAGNIASYFVHRYHFNKDCLVVQWSGDNPNSLAGLTLNIPGDLAISLGTSDTVFMITENPNPGLEGHVLPNPVDAEGYMVMLVYKNGSLTREEKSWDVFNKFLEQTQPLNGGKLGFYYKEHEIIPPLPVGFHRYVIENFSDSLDGLKEREVEEFDPPSEVRALIEGQFLSIRAHAERFGMPSPPRRIIATGGASANKCILSSIASIFGCDVYTVQRPDSASLGAALRAAHGLLCHKKGSFIPISEMYMDKVEKTSLSCNLAVHAGDQELVSKYASIMKKRIEIENRLVQKFGRC comes from the exons ATGGCCGAATTATCTCTTCCTCGAGACTCCTACTTTCTCGGATTCGACAGTTCCACTCA gTCGTTAAAGGCCACAGTGTTGGACTCCAACCTCAAAATCATAGCCTCAGAGCTTGTTCATTTTGATTCCGAATTGCCCCATTACAAAACCAGCGATGGGGTTTACAGAGACCCCTCTGGCAATGGCCGAATTGTTTCACCCACCTTGATGTGGGTGGAGGCTCTTGACCTAATGCTTCAAAAgctttcaaaatcaaattttgattttgccAAGGTTGCTGCTGTTTCTGGCAGTGGCCAACAGCATGGTAGCGTGTATTGGAAGAATGGTAGTTCTCAGATACTATCAGCATTGGATCCTAAGAGGACATTGTTGGATCAGCTTGAACATGCTTTTTCCATTAAGGAATCCCCAATTTGGATGGATTGTAGCACTACTGCAGAGTGTAGGGCTATAGAGAAGGCTTGTGGAGGGGCCTTGGAGTTGGCTCGTGTAACGGGATCGCGTGGATATGAGAGATTTACTGGTCCCCAgatcaagaaaatatttgatacACAACCAGAAGTTTATGACAGCACTGAAAGGATTTCGCTTGTTAGCTCATTTATGGCGTCTCTTTTTGTTGGTGTTTATGCTGCTATTGATCATACTGATGGTTCAGGCATGAATTTGATGGACATAAAGGAAAAAACATGGTCTAAAGTAGCACTTGAG GCAACTGCCCCTGGTTTGGAGTCAAAACTTGGAGCCTTAGCCCCTGCTTATGCTGTTGCTGGAAATATTGCTTCCTATTTTGTACACAG aTATCACTTTAACAAGGATTGCTTGGTTGTTCAATGGTCAGGAGACAATCCCAATAGTTTGGCAG GTTTGACCCTAAATATTCCTGGAGATCTCGCCATCAGCCTCGGCACTAGTGATACT GTATTTATGATCACAGAAAATCCTAATCCAGGATTGGAGGGACATGTGTTACCTAATCCAGTTGATGCAGAAGGTTACATGGTAATGTTGGTATACAAAAATGGGTCCCTTACCCGAGAAG AGAAATCATGGGatgttttcaataaatttctgGAGCAAACACAACCTCTAAATG gtGGAAAGTTAGGTTTCTACTACAAGGAGCATGAAATTATACCTCCTCTTCCAG TTGGTTTCCACCGCTATGTCATAGAAAATTTCTCAGATTCGTTGGATGGACTCAAGGAACGGGAAGTGGAGGAGTTTGATCCTCCATCTGAG GTACGGGCATTAATTGAGGGTCAATTTCTCTCCATACGGGCTCATGCTGAAAGGTTTGGAATGCCTTCTCCTCCAAGGAGAATAATAGCCACTGGTGGAGCATCAGCAAATAAGTGCATCCTTAGCTCAATAGCTTCAATTTTTGGCTGTGATGTTTACACAGTTCAAAGACCAG ATTCAGCTTCACTTGGAGCTGCACTGAGAGCTGCTCATGGCTTGCTCTGCCACAAGAAGGGAAGTTTTATACCCATATCAGAAATGTACATGGACAAAGTGGAAAAAACTTCTCTGAGCTGCAACCTTGCAGTGCATGCTGGAGATCAGGAGCTGGTTTCCAAGTATGCATCCATCATGAAAAAGAGAATTGAGATAGAGAACCGTCTTGTCCAAAAGTTTGGACGATGTTGA